The nucleotide sequence TCTTTATTTATTTTTATGTTTTCCTCTTTTCTCCTCAACTTCTCATTTTTGTAATCTGAATCAGCTTTTATAGTCCTCGTTACTAAAGCATTACTTATATTAAGTATATTGGCTATTTCTAAAACCTTCATATTTTTTTTATAAAACATTTCTCTTATTTTTTCTTGTCTTTCTTCTATTTTTGTTTTCTTGTTCTTTCTTCTAATTTTGCTTTCACTCTCATACCTTTCATTCTCTTTTAATATAGAGTATATATTTGTCCTACTTTTACCTAAAGTTTTTGCGATATTACTAACTGACATACCTTCATTAAAGTACATAAAAAGCACTTCATTCTTCATTCTTTATTCACCTCCTAAGCACCCCATTAGATTTACATTTGTAAATATTTTTGCTACAGATATTTTTTATAATTTTCACTTCAGACATATTTTACAATAAACATAACTTGATTTACTAATCACCTTTATTCCAACAATATACCAGTTTTATGACATAAAAATTCAAGATATATAGTTAATTCTCCAAAAGCAAATTCTTTAGATGATCTATCACTTTTTTTCTTAATCTATAATAAGTTCTTTCTTTAATAAACATAGCATCTTGTATTTCAATAACACTAAAATTCTTTCTATATTTAAGCTCAATGTATTTTTGTTCATCCAATGTGAGATTTGTTATAATTTGCTCTAAGTATTTATTCTTAAAATTTATTTCTGCTATTTTTCCTTTTATACCCTCAATTTCTTGTTCA is from Clostridium acetobutylicum ATCC 824 and encodes:
- a CDS encoding sigma-70 family RNA polymerase sigma factor, which produces MRKSLEDKKVEQVLKEYYEDKINVQAYNSKLSYYNQYRNIIRDTKHEQEIEGIKGKIAEINFKNKYLEQIITNLTLDEQKYIELKYRKNFSVIEIQDAMFIKERTYYRLRKKVIDHLKNLLLEN
- a CDS encoding helix-turn-helix domain-containing protein — its product is MKNEVLFMYFNEGMSVSNIAKTLGKSRTNIYSILKENERYESESKIRRKNKKTKIEERQEKIREMFYKKNMKVLEIANILNISNALVTRTIKADSDYKNEKLRRKEENIKINKERKKIAIRRKRSVNKEEEMKVLLMLQRQNAISMSRRTKLSNRRMIIMNLNHYNYNPLNESLEFVENCGSKPNDLPTKINLHGR